From a region of the Janthinobacterium sp. 61 genome:
- a CDS encoding DUF3079 domain-containing protein gives MAKPFPLKPKNPERICWGCDKYCPPDAMRCGNGSERTQHPIELFGEGWNDWGLAAADREEAEKTP, from the coding sequence ATGGCCAAGCCTTTTCCCTTGAAGCCCAAGAACCCCGAACGCATCTGCTGGGGCTGCGACAAGTATTGTCCGCCGGACGCCATGCGCTGCGGCAATGGTTCCGAGCGCACGCAGCATCCGATCGAGCTGTTTGGAGAAGGCTGGAATGACTGGGGGCTGGCGGCGGCCGACAGGGAAGAGGCTGAGAAAACACCTTGA
- a CDS encoding MFS transporter, whose translation MTGFICIVTETLPAGLLPQISAGLGISAAMAGQMVTAYALGSLLAAIPLTIATRGWRRRKVLLLTVIGFLVFNTVTALSSHYWLTLAARFFAGMAAGLAWSLLAGYARRMVAPQQQGRALALAMVGAPVALSLGVPLGTLLGSLVGWRAAFWIISALTLILIAWVLAKVPDYPGQSVHERMPLRRVFTTPGVRPVLAVVIAWMLAHNILYTYIAPFVAPAGLTGRIDLVLLVFGAAAMAGIWITGKLVERHLRATVLSSLAMFATTALVLGLASHMPAVIYAGMAVWGLSFGGAATLLQTALADTAGSGADVALSMNVVAWNGAIAAAGVVGGALLETWGAGAFPWAMLSLLVLAFVLAWSACKHGFRPGRRSGNAPAAGH comes from the coding sequence ATGACGGGTTTTATCTGCATCGTCACGGAAACCTTGCCCGCCGGCTTGCTGCCGCAGATCAGTGCGGGACTCGGCATCAGCGCCGCGATGGCCGGGCAAATGGTCACGGCCTATGCCCTCGGTTCCTTGCTGGCAGCCATTCCGCTTACCATCGCCACGCGCGGCTGGCGACGCCGCAAGGTGCTGCTGCTCACCGTCATCGGCTTTCTCGTGTTCAATACCGTCACGGCCCTGTCATCCCACTACTGGCTGACACTGGCGGCCCGCTTCTTTGCCGGCATGGCAGCCGGGCTGGCGTGGAGCTTGCTGGCCGGCTATGCGCGGCGCATGGTGGCGCCGCAGCAGCAAGGCCGCGCCCTGGCGCTGGCCATGGTGGGCGCACCCGTCGCCCTGTCCCTGGGCGTGCCGTTGGGCACCTTGCTCGGTTCGCTGGTCGGCTGGCGCGCCGCGTTCTGGATCATTTCCGCACTGACATTGATCCTCATCGCCTGGGTGCTGGCGAAGGTGCCGGACTACCCGGGCCAGTCCGTCCATGAGCGCATGCCCCTGCGCCGCGTCTTCACGACGCCCGGCGTGCGTCCCGTGCTGGCCGTCGTCATTGCTTGGATGCTGGCGCACAACATTCTCTACACCTACATCGCCCCGTTCGTGGCGCCTGCCGGATTGACGGGCCGCATCGACTTGGTCTTGCTCGTCTTCGGCGCCGCCGCCATGGCTGGCATCTGGATCACGGGCAAGCTGGTTGAACGCCACTTGCGCGCCACCGTGCTGTCCAGCCTGGCCATGTTCGCCACAACGGCCCTCGTGCTGGGCCTGGCCTCGCACATGCCTGCGGTCATCTATGCCGGCATGGCCGTCTGGGGCCTGAGCTTTGGCGGCGCGGCAACGCTGTTGCAAACGGCGCTGGCCGACACGGCCGGCAGCGGCGCCGACGTGGCCTTGTCGATGAATGTGGTGGCGTGGAATGGAGCGATTGCGGCTGCGGGCGTGGTGGGCGGCGCCCTGCTGGAAACCTGGGGCGCGGGCGCCTTCCCATGGGCCATGCTTTCCTTGCTCGTGCTGGCTTTCGTGCTCGCCTGGTCGGCCTGCAAACATGGCTTCCGACCGGGACGGCGCAGCGGTAACGCACCCGCCGCCGGGCATTGA
- a CDS encoding VOC family protein, whose amino-acid sequence MGYVAIVVDDYDRAIEYYTEKLGFTVVEDTPQAGKRWVVVTPNPESDCNLLLARASNDRQEVFIGNQCGGRVFLFLHTDDFWRDYGAMKAAGVHFCEEPRQEEYGTVVVFEDLYGNRWDLYQNK is encoded by the coding sequence ATGGGCTATGTGGCCATCGTCGTCGACGATTACGATCGGGCGATCGAGTACTACACAGAAAAACTCGGATTTACGGTGGTCGAAGATACGCCACAAGCAGGGAAACGTTGGGTGGTTGTAACGCCGAACCCAGAAAGCGACTGTAATCTTTTGTTGGCGCGTGCCTCAAACGACAGGCAGGAGGTATTTATTGGCAATCAGTGTGGCGGGAGGGTTTTCCTATTTCTTCACACAGACGATTTTTGGCGAGATTATGGTGCCATGAAGGCTGCGGGCGTTCACTTTTGTGAGGAACCGAGGCAGGAAGAGTATGGAACGGTCGTGGTATTTGAAGATCTCTACGGAAATCGCTGGGACCTGTATCAAAACAAATGA
- a CDS encoding cytochrome c, protein MKINIFFISSLGMLSLIQTPPSFADNVNGKNLYVQRCAMCHGIDIKGTGPLANKSAPPTPDLTTSAFKKRLKDYPGVIVSSVILRPNGDLIPKTLRENGVKISPYAWKVQDFRDLNQYMSGVISKSR, encoded by the coding sequence ATGAAAATCAACATATTCTTCATTTCCTCCCTGGGAATGCTATCGCTCATTCAAACGCCTCCATCCTTCGCGGATAATGTTAACGGGAAAAATCTCTATGTACAGAGATGCGCCATGTGCCACGGAATAGATATCAAAGGAACCGGACCATTGGCGAATAAAAGCGCTCCTCCAACACCTGATCTTACAACATCGGCTTTCAAAAAACGACTAAAAGACTATCCGGGCGTCATTGTTTCATCAGTCATACTTCGCCCAAATGGCGACTTGATTCCAAAAACTTTGCGAGAAAATGGCGTAAAAATATCGCCGTACGCATGGAAGGTCCAGGATTTTCGCGATTTAAATCAATACATGAGTGGTGTGATTTCAAAGAGTCGATGA
- a CDS encoding tetratricopeptide repeat protein: MTSSPESFNEAGILAYNDGHHAEAFKQFDAAARTGDPAGQHLLASLYYQGHGVEQNLPKAVELFTAAAQAGFPPSLANLALMYASGDGVAQDIAQSLAYGRQAAEAGDGQSQFNLAQAYRKGDGVPQDFAEAAFWYKQAAEAGSLSAQNEYGLLYAQGQGVELDYVQAYAWIAMPAEAGSVQSVKNRDQLLEILTPSQQQAARALAAEYAAQYGVNPH, translated from the coding sequence ATGACATCCTCTCCCGAATCTTTTAATGAAGCGGGCATCCTCGCTTATAACGACGGTCATCACGCCGAAGCATTCAAGCAATTCGACGCGGCCGCGCGCACGGGCGATCCTGCCGGCCAGCATTTATTGGCCAGCCTGTATTACCAGGGGCATGGCGTCGAGCAAAATTTGCCGAAGGCGGTAGAACTGTTCACGGCGGCCGCGCAAGCGGGTTTTCCGCCCTCGCTGGCCAATCTGGCCTTGATGTATGCGAGCGGGGATGGCGTCGCGCAAGACATCGCGCAATCGCTGGCCTATGGACGCCAGGCGGCCGAGGCGGGCGATGGCCAGTCGCAATTCAACCTGGCGCAGGCGTACCGCAAGGGCGATGGTGTACCGCAAGACTTTGCCGAGGCGGCGTTCTGGTACAAGCAGGCGGCCGAAGCCGGTTCCCTGTCGGCGCAGAATGAATATGGCTTGCTGTACGCGCAAGGGCAGGGCGTGGAACTCGATTACGTGCAAGCGTATGCATGGATCGCCATGCCGGCCGAGGCGGGCAGCGTGCAGTCGGTCAAGAACCGCGACCAGTTGCTGGAAATCCTCACGCCCTCACAGCAGCAGGCGGCGCGCGCGCTGGCGGCCGAGTATGCGGCGCAGTACGGCGTCAATCCCCACTGA
- a CDS encoding TetR/AcrR family transcriptional regulator, with protein MFLFWQQGYESTSLSQLKASLGGGISAPSFYAAFGSKEALFREAAQCYLDTFARVTECLWDEGMAPRAAIELALRQSASMQSEPGHPPGCMVALGCMSAPTAEHAAVAEPLTASRARTRSGFVHCVERGMVSGELQAGIDAYALAAVFDSFLSGVSIQARDGVAYAVFDAAITQILRVWDANRVLS; from the coding sequence ATGTTTTTATTTTGGCAACAAGGGTATGAATCCACGTCCTTGAGCCAGCTCAAGGCGAGCCTGGGAGGCGGCATTTCCGCGCCCAGCTTTTACGCGGCGTTCGGCTCGAAGGAAGCGTTGTTCCGCGAGGCGGCGCAGTGCTACCTGGATACCTTTGCGCGCGTGACGGAGTGTTTGTGGGACGAAGGCATGGCGCCGCGCGCGGCCATCGAGCTGGCCTTGCGCCAGTCGGCCAGCATGCAGTCCGAGCCGGGTCACCCTCCCGGCTGCATGGTGGCGCTCGGCTGCATGAGCGCGCCGACGGCCGAACATGCGGCCGTGGCCGAGCCGCTCACGGCATCGCGCGCGCGCACGCGCAGCGGCTTCGTGCATTGCGTCGAGCGTGGCATGGTCAGCGGCGAATTGCAGGCGGGTATAGACGCGTACGCGCTGGCGGCTGTCTTCGACAGTTTCTTGTCGGGCGTCTCCATCCAGGCCCGCGATGGCGTGGCCTACGCCGTGTTTGATGCAGCCATTACGCAGATCCTGCGCGTGTGGGATGCCAACCGCGTGTTGAGCTAG
- a CDS encoding prolyl-tRNA synthetase associated domain-containing protein, whose protein sequence is MHETLSRWLASNAGDDTLVEHPAVHTIDEALIHVPAMPGLMVKNLFVRDEKGRRHLLVIVPFDKRIDLAALGRLLPASKLSMASPQRLQQHLGITPGSVSLFALIHDSAQAVELVLDQAVWEAEFVQAHPLRNTATVALSHAALVSFLTHTGHVPRIVTVPAAD, encoded by the coding sequence ATGCATGAAACCCTTTCCCGCTGGCTGGCAAGCAACGCCGGTGATGACACTTTGGTCGAGCACCCGGCCGTGCACACCATCGATGAAGCTCTGATTCACGTGCCGGCCATGCCGGGCCTGATGGTGAAAAACCTGTTCGTACGCGACGAGAAGGGCCGCCGGCATTTGCTCGTCATCGTTCCCTTCGACAAGCGCATCGACTTGGCTGCGCTGGGGCGCTTGCTGCCGGCCAGCAAGCTGAGCATGGCCTCGCCCCAGCGCCTGCAGCAGCACCTGGGCATCACGCCCGGATCCGTCAGCCTGTTTGCCCTGATACACGACAGCGCGCAGGCGGTGGAATTGGTGCTGGACCAGGCCGTGTGGGAAGCTGAATTTGTGCAAGCCCATCCGCTGCGCAACACGGCCACGGTGGCGCTGTCGCACGCCGCCCTGGTCAGTTTCCTCACGCATACAGGCCATGTGCCCCGCATCGTGACGGTGCCGGCGGCTGATTAA
- a CDS encoding GNAT family N-acetyltransferase: MTTHPASITFHAANADDTAAFIALRGKTRQNAISSERLAEVGITAESWAEMMRSGSLPGQVCHHDGQLVGYCFGERDTGEIIVLALLPEFEGLGIGKTLLEGIMAQLRAQGHQRLFLGCSSDPASRSYGFYRYLGWTATGETDKYGDDVLEFRFPA, from the coding sequence ATGACGACACATCCCGCTTCCATCACCTTCCATGCCGCCAATGCGGACGATACAGCCGCCTTCATCGCATTGCGCGGCAAGACGCGGCAAAACGCCATTTCCAGTGAACGCCTGGCCGAGGTGGGCATCACGGCCGAATCCTGGGCCGAGATGATGCGCTCGGGCAGCCTGCCCGGCCAGGTCTGCCACCACGACGGCCAGCTGGTCGGCTACTGCTTTGGCGAGCGCGACACGGGCGAAATCATCGTCCTGGCCCTGCTGCCGGAATTCGAAGGACTGGGCATCGGCAAGACCTTGCTGGAGGGGATCATGGCGCAGCTGCGCGCGCAGGGCCATCAACGGCTGTTCCTCGGCTGTTCCAGCGACCCCGCCTCGCGCTCCTACGGCTTTTACCGCTACCTGGGCTGGACCGCTACGGGCGAGACAGACAAGTATGGCGACGACGTACTGGAGTTTCGCTTTCCGGCCTAG
- a CDS encoding GNAT family N-acetyltransferase: protein MKNITVEYRHNFPLDPLDVARVFDHSGIKRPTSELPRIARMFAAPCLLLSAWVDGELVGLARSLTDYAYCCYLSDLAVDKQYQGLGIGKELVKRTQAVIGDEVSLILLSAPDAMSYYPTLGFEAAGNAYVIRRKH, encoded by the coding sequence ATGAAAAATATCACTGTCGAATATCGTCATAACTTTCCTCTTGATCCGTTGGATGTTGCTCGTGTCTTCGATCATTCCGGCATCAAGCGGCCCACCAGCGAGCTCCCGAGAATCGCGCGCATGTTTGCCGCGCCTTGCCTCTTGCTGTCGGCATGGGTGGATGGCGAGCTCGTGGGGTTGGCCCGGTCGCTGACCGACTATGCGTATTGCTGTTATCTCTCGGACCTGGCGGTAGACAAGCAATACCAGGGCCTGGGTATCGGCAAAGAGCTGGTCAAGCGCACCCAGGCAGTCATCGGCGACGAAGTGTCCCTGATATTGCTCTCCGCTCCCGATGCCATGTCCTACTATCCGACGCTTGGTTTTGAAGCTGCCGGCAATGCATACGTTATTCGGCGCAAACATTGA
- a CDS encoding GFA family protein: MIKGSCCCGSVKFELASPPSMMGMCHCSRCRKAGASALAFVDKNSFSLLEGREFIQRYEPEPPFKYARTFCKNCGTSLGEIGSENDSFPVSVNCLDDDPEVRIQFHVYVGSKPAWYEICDHAKQFQESPT; encoded by the coding sequence ATGATCAAAGGCAGTTGCTGCTGTGGTTCGGTAAAGTTTGAATTGGCATCCCCCCCAAGCATGATGGGCATGTGTCACTGTTCTCGTTGTCGGAAGGCCGGAGCGAGTGCCTTGGCCTTCGTTGATAAAAATTCCTTTTCCTTGCTGGAGGGGCGAGAATTTATTCAACGATATGAGCCAGAGCCTCCCTTTAAATACGCAAGAACTTTTTGCAAAAACTGCGGGACTTCTTTGGGGGAAATTGGCTCAGAGAATGATTCATTTCCGGTGTCAGTTAACTGCCTGGATGATGACCCTGAGGTAAGAATACAATTTCATGTTTATGTTGGTTCCAAGCCGGCATGGTATGAAATTTGTGATCATGCAAAACAGTTCCAAGAAAGTCCAACATAG
- a CDS encoding ribonuclease Z — MFKLTFLGTSSGVPTRHRNVTSLALQTTHNRDWWMIDCGEATQHRLQRLPLSVHDLVGICITHVHGDHSYGLPGLLASASMTGRKKPLLLIAPAAIKAWIDATLLHTELFLTYPLIHIDVDSAQVLHQEAGLTIERHALSHRAPSVGYRFALETSRWKLDKAALQAAGAPPGPAWGLLQAGQDARLDDGTVLHAATFRQMETQRATVVIGGDNDTPALLAEACADAQLLVHEATYTEAMLQKVGPGPTHSSVQRVAQFAEAVRLPNLILTHFSARYHNADGMAELEAEARLHYSGELFLARDFDSYEIDAAGVLTKLAAKSSFSGD, encoded by the coding sequence ATGTTCAAACTGACTTTTCTTGGCACGTCTTCCGGCGTGCCCACGCGCCACCGCAACGTCACGTCGCTGGCCCTGCAAACCACGCACAACCGCGACTGGTGGATGATCGATTGCGGCGAAGCCACGCAGCACCGGCTGCAGCGCCTGCCCTTGTCCGTGCACGACCTGGTGGGCATCTGCATCACTCATGTGCATGGCGACCACAGCTATGGGCTGCCGGGCTTGCTCGCCAGCGCCTCCATGACGGGGCGCAAGAAGCCCTTGCTGCTGATCGCCCCGGCCGCCATCAAGGCCTGGATCGACGCCACCCTGCTGCACACGGAACTGTTCCTGACGTATCCGCTGATCCACATCGACGTCGACAGCGCGCAAGTGCTCCACCAAGAGGCGGGCTTGACCATCGAGCGCCATGCGCTATCGCACCGCGCACCTAGCGTGGGCTACCGTTTTGCGCTGGAAACGAGCAGGTGGAAGCTGGACAAGGCCGCCCTGCAGGCGGCTGGTGCGCCGCCCGGCCCCGCCTGGGGGCTCTTGCAGGCGGGCCAGGATGCGCGACTCGACGATGGCACGGTCTTGCACGCTGCCACTTTCCGCCAGATGGAAACGCAGCGCGCCACGGTGGTGATCGGCGGCGACAACGACACGCCAGCGTTGCTGGCAGAGGCTTGCGCGGACGCGCAGTTGCTCGTACATGAAGCCACCTACACGGAAGCGATGCTGCAAAAAGTAGGCCCCGGTCCCACGCACAGTTCCGTGCAGCGCGTGGCGCAGTTTGCCGAAGCGGTGCGCTTGCCGAACCTGATCCTCACCCACTTCAGCGCCCGCTATCACAATGCGGACGGCATGGCCGAACTGGAAGCGGAAGCGCGGCTGCATTACTCGGGTGAACTGTTCCTGGCGCGCGACTTCGACAGTTATGAGATCGATGCGGCGGGCGTGCTCACCAAGTTGGCGGCAAAATCGTCGTTCAGTGGGGATTGA